A segment of the Felis catus isolate Fca126 chromosome F2, F.catus_Fca126_mat1.0, whole genome shotgun sequence genome:
TTTTACTCTTCCTCGGGGTTGTCATTTTCTTCTCACATATCATAAATCTTTGCTTTGTCACCTATTTCTGAGTCCAAATAATAGGTCAAAGAGACCCAGTTTAGAAGTATTTttctactggggcgcctgggtggctcagtcagttaagtgcctgacttcagctcgggtcatgatctcgcggttcgtgggttcgagccccgcattgggctctgtgctttggTGTGGGAGCAAGCAAACTGTTAATAGGTTAAATTTAGGTGGTGGGTACGGAGCATATGATCTGAATTGATAGAAAATTTTGGCATTTTATAATTCAGTTCTTTGGACAAGCCGGTTTCACCAATAACAGATTTGAATAAACGCAGGAGTAGGGGACTGCAGAAGTAAGcatgcatggggcacctggatggctcagtcagttgagcgaccaacttcggctcaggtcatgatctcagggtttgtgagttcgagccccatgtcgggctctgtgccgacagctcagagcctggagcctgcttcaaattctgtgtctccctctctctctgcccctcccgcacttgtgccctgtctctctctgtctcagaaataaataaacattaaaaaaaaaaaaaaagcatgcttgCTGCGAAAGAAAGTGTATGATTCTCTAAGGGAATAAGGTTACTAACAATATTAAGACAACTACTAGATTTGTAGTTGTGCTGTGTGTCTTAGAAGAGgtatctgaggggcgcctgggtgactcagtcggttgagcgtctgactcttaatttcggttcaggtcatgatcttatgattcgggagttccagccccccatcgggctctgcgctgagagtctgcttgggattctccctctccctctttctttctcgacccctcctacccctcctccccgccccccatctctctctcaaaataagttaaagaaagaaaaggtattagagacaaaaaaggaatttttaataactttattttctaaaaacccATCCCgcagatatgtttttttttttttctacatggtCACTTCTTTAAAAACGAgcagaaacaaagacaaagcCTATCttgatacaggtttagagtcagcCAAATTCAGCTCTTAAGGAGTTAAGGTCGACCAGGAGGAGTTCTGCACTTGGCCGCTGCAAGGCACTGGCCCTCCAGCAGCACTGGATGATCTTCCCCAGTCTTTTCCCAGACACGGAGTCCGTGAAGACAGCTGCTGACAGAGACGGGCGAAGATCGTAGGCCACCACAGCGTAGAGCACGTACTGCCGCTCCCCTGAGTACGGGGCCTCCTTGGTACTCATTTGCCAGAGAGTGATGGCAAAGGAATAGATGTCAGCTTTGGGCGTTACGGCCTCTCCTTTCAGGAGCTCTGGGGCTCGGTGGGTGTAGGTGCCCCCCGGGGGGTAAGGGGGAGTGCGGCAGCAGGGCAGATCTTCCAGCTTCTCGGAGCAACCGAAGTCGCCGATTTTGCAGACGTCCTGCTCACTGATCAGAATGTTCGCAGGCTTCAGGTCCAAGTGTACGATGCTTTGCGAGTGAAGGAAAAGCAGGCCGTTCACGACATCTAGGGAATACTTCAGACACTTTCCCAAATTGAATTGCTCTCTGGCACAGCAGCGAGGCTCCGCGTCCTCCTCAGGGCAGCTGGGGGCACCGTATATGACTTGGTGTAAGGTGACATCGCCACCGAACTCCATGATGATGGTGCCCAGGCTGTTAAAGCCTGCGGGCGTGCGCGTGCTGGCGGCCACCACCCGCACGATGTTGTCGTGGCGAAGCCTGGCGATGTTGAGCTCGGCCCAGAAGCTGCGCTGGGACGCCAGTCGGTTCTTGGTGCACCTGTTCACTTGCTTTATGGCCACCGGAACACCGTGGTAGGTGGCCTTGTACACCGAGCCAAACCCGCCAGCTCCCAGCCTCTGCAGGAAGCGCACCTGCTCCCAGTCAATGGAGCACCAGGCCAGCCGGCGCGGTAGCCGCGGGGCCCTGGGAGGAGTGCCACCCACGAGGAGCTTCCCTGCCCTACCTGGCAGCTCAGCAGGGCTGCTGCAGGGCCTCGAGTCCACCGGGGGCGAAAACTCGCCGGGGAGGTAACCGCGCCGGGGAAGCGGCGAGGGCATCGCGCCTTCGAAGCGGACCCCGGAGCCACACAGGCGAGCGAAAAGAGAAGAGGCCCCGGGAGTTTGGAAGCCTTGCTGCCGACCCCTTGGCTCCACCCAGcgtttttctcctcttccttcgtTTTCCCCCAAAGGAGCCGCATCTGGGGTGTAATCAGCAAGTGTTTTTATCAGAAGGGGGAAACAATCTTGCATGAAGCACAGCCCTCTTTTTCAGATGACAGGATTTCCCTTCAACGCTGAAAGCGCCTTCTTGTAAAAACAAGCTCTTGACTGAGAAGAGTTCACCAGATAAACAACACCGAGCTGCCCCTGGGCTCCCCCCCTTTTTCCCAGTATTTCCCTAATTATAATAAAAccggcttttcttttttttttaagcgtcaTCGGCAGAACGTGATCAGTCCTCAGACTAAGGAGACCACAATAGTGCAATGAAATGATTTCACACTTTGCAGGCTATAATGATTGTCAGTGTTGTCTTCCAGCTGCATTAAATCACTTCCAGCGGTTATTGGCAGGAAGAGTTGAAATACGAACAGCTGACATTTGTTTAACCGATTACAGGGATAATTAGGTGCAACATTCATACATGGATAAAAAACTAACCTCGAAGTAATCGATCCAAATAGAATCACTGATACAGGTCAAAACATCCATCTCCTAAGTTCATCAGGGGAAAGGAAAATTCTCTGACACTCCATTCAGCTTATATAGCAAATTAGCAAGACTTCTTAGCAACGTATCGACTTCCTAACAACCCTGGGCCATGGTAGTTTGGCCCACCCGGTAAGCTCACTTACAAGAGAGATTCTCGACTTCCCAGCAAATGAGTTACAGAAGTGTCGaaacagagtgggggaggggggcgggggagaaaaaaaggacagattCAGATTCAGAGCCGTGATCAGAGCTTCAAATAATAACAAATAGAGAATCCTAGGAGAGGAAAGATCTGAATAAAAATGGCACAGAATCACTACTGTCTATATGTAATGTGGACAACCAGATGTTGAAATTAAACCAGGGGCTTGCTGTGCAAACATAAATTCTTCCTTTCTAGTTTCTATAACAACAAACTCCCTACCTCCCACTAATTTGCATTCCATATCTTTGGGGAAAAGACCAACATTACCCTATTGATAAAAAAAACCAGAGGAACATGTTAGGATCTACGTCTTTAAAGTTCTGTTCTTGTACGGAGAGCACACAGGTGAtgttaaactatatttttatgaTGATTGATCTATGCTTTTGAGATATATTCGTTCTGAGAAGATATGAGAATAAACCCAAGGCATTTACAGAAGCCATTTGAAGTCTGTTGAGCCCTAGGATAGGATTTCTAGTCTATACTACCCATCTGCCTTAGTATGTGATCTCATGTATAGTGTTTAACCTGtttgagcttcagttttttcacttaaagaaattaggataataattactaaacttctttattttgggaTAAAAGTTGGGGAGTCCTGTACACACTGATAACAACAAAAGTCTAAAAAGTGGAcacttatgaaatattttagtaGAAAGGGAGTTGAATCCAACCCAAAATACAAAAGGATGACAGTGGAGAGAGTAAAgtaagaaagtaataaaattctACAGTAAGTCTATACTGCAAAATTTATTTCATAGTTGTCACATAGTTGGCACATAGGTATAATTTACTTTCCTGGCATGAGGAATGCTGTGAATATTAGTCAAAGAAGAGTAATAGAGTGTCATAACCTTCTTGGCAAAATGACGTGACttgttatgtaatttttattgttaagatAAGAGCATAGAGAGTTCATTTTCCAAAggttgattttattatttatataaaatgtaaggtATTAATGAAAATGTGGTACTCTACATTCACAAGCCCCAAGTTCATTATACCCATCATCTGCCAATCTGCTCAAGAGTATTTCATTgctggggcgactgggtggctcagtcggttaggtgtccaacttccgctcaggtcatgatctcacagggtttgtgattttgtgagttcgagctccatatcccgctctgtgctgacagctcagagcctggaacctgcttcggattctgtctccctccctctctgtccctcccctgctcgtgctctgtctctctctcaaaaataaacattaaattttttttaaagctaatctttttttgaaaaaagagcaTTTCGTTGAATATCCATTTTAAGACAGCCTCTGGGGTCGGATGGCCTGGGTTCCTGCCTGTCCTCCAGTTTCATCCGCCCTACCTCAGGATTGCTGTCAG
Coding sequences within it:
- the MOS gene encoding proto-oncogene serine/threonine-protein kinase mos, with protein sequence MQDCFPLLIKTLADYTPDAAPLGENEGRGEKRWVEPRGRQQGFQTPGASSLFARLCGSGVRFEGAMPSPLPRRGYLPGEFSPPVDSRPCSSPAELPGRAGKLLVGGTPPRAPRLPRRLAWCSIDWEQVRFLQRLGAGGFGSVYKATYHGVPVAIKQVNRCTKNRLASQRSFWAELNIARLRHDNIVRVVAASTRTPAGFNSLGTIIMEFGGDVTLHQVIYGAPSCPEEDAEPRCCAREQFNLGKCLKYSLDVVNGLLFLHSQSIVHLDLKPANILISEQDVCKIGDFGCSEKLEDLPCCRTPPYPPGGTYTHRAPELLKGEAVTPKADIYSFAITLWQMSTKEAPYSGERQYVLYAVVAYDLRPSLSAAVFTDSVSGKRLGKIIQCCWRASALQRPSAELLLVDLNSLRAEFG